A genomic region of Nerophis lumbriciformis linkage group LG28, RoL_Nlum_v2.1, whole genome shotgun sequence contains the following coding sequences:
- the LOC140680194 gene encoding uncharacterized protein, translating into MTSAASTPPMTSAASTPPMTSAASTPPMTSSSTPASPMTSSSTPASPMTSSSTPPPMSYPRFRRDAPWRQSRPSSRRPRWWPSLGRRLQRRSSRRRHQTRPRWIRGHWGRRPTTSSPLHPPLFREYVGHLESVHRGGILLRLRLLPTPLIRLCAPRDTPTGAHIQGRAARVSALLQPPAAITRWQSAHLRLIRARSIKDQWTQGSSRELSFLMVYLPSVACVSISPGSPSGLRLLPSFLDLLLAPGF; encoded by the exons atgacgtctgccgcttccacgccgccgatgacgtctgccgcttccacgccgccgatgacgtctgccgcttccacgccgccgatgacgtcttcctccacgcctgcctcgccgatgacgtcttcctccacgcctgcctcgccgatgacgtcttcctccacaccgccgccgatgtcatatcctcgtttccggcgagacgcaccatggcgccaatcacgtccgtcttcccgacggccaagatggtggccgtcccttggtcgccggcttcagcggcgttcttctcgccgccgccatcagactcgtcctcggtggattcggggacactggggccggcgacccaccaccagttctcccctccaccctcccttgtttcgtgagtatgttggacatctggaatctgtccataggggggggatactgttacggctcaggctcctgccaacgccgctcatccgtctgtgcgcacctcgggacacgcccactggtgcgcacatccagggacgcgccgcgcgcgtctccgccctgctgcagccaccagctgcaatcactcgctggcaatctgcacacctgcgactgatcagagcgagatcaataaaggaccagtggacccaaggatcgtcgcgggaacttagctttctcatggtgtacc taccctccgtcgcctgcgtctcaatttcccctggatctccctctggactccgactgcttccttcgttcctcgacctcttgctcgcccctggattctga